One genomic segment of Dehalogenimonas alkenigignens includes these proteins:
- the jag gene encoding RNA-binding cell elongation regulator Jag/EloR, translating into MKEIEVRGRTVEEAVARGLERLKISREEAEIDVVNEGSHGLFGIRTEEAIVVVRTRQPAAPVSATRAADAVAVTTRIIQDLIDRMDLDAGVEYLPDAMVTEETGNESGMVFDILGEDLGLLIGRHGQTLANFQYLVRILVAQRIGDYLPIVVDVNGYRQRRFKSLEVLARRTAEQVRQRRMPYSLDPMPPFERRIIHMVLAGDPEVTTQSVGFGEERKVVVVPREDSLK; encoded by the coding sequence ATGAAGGAAATCGAGGTAAGGGGGCGGACGGTGGAAGAGGCGGTAGCCCGCGGCCTGGAACGACTAAAAATCAGCCGGGAAGAGGCGGAGATCGACGTCGTAAACGAAGGTAGCCACGGACTTTTCGGTATCCGAACTGAAGAGGCCATTGTCGTGGTCAGGACCAGACAACCCGCGGCGCCCGTATCGGCTACCCGTGCCGCCGATGCCGTAGCCGTTACCACCCGGATCATTCAAGATCTGATAGACCGCATGGACCTCGATGCCGGCGTTGAATACTTGCCTGACGCGATGGTCACCGAAGAAACGGGAAATGAATCGGGAATGGTTTTCGATATCCTCGGCGAAGACCTGGGTCTGCTGATAGGCCGCCACGGTCAGACCCTGGCAAATTTCCAGTATCTGGTAAGAATCCTGGTGGCTCAACGTATTGGAGACTATTTGCCTATCGTGGTGGACGTTAACGGCTACCGGCAAAGGCGTTTTAAGTCCCTTGAAGTTTTAGCTCGGCGGACGGCGGAGCAGGTGCGCCAGCGTCGGATGCCGTACTCGCTGGACCCAATGCCGCCTTTTGAGAGGCGCATTATTCACATGGTGCTGGCCGGTGATCCCGAAGTGACCACTCAGAGCGTCGGTTTCGGGGAAGAGCGAAAGGTCGTTGTTGTCCCCCGGGAAGACTCTTTGAAATAG
- the ileS gene encoding isoleucine--tRNA ligase translates to MFLPVSSRVSFPEIEEKILKLWTARDIFKRSVENRSGRKRFTLYEGPPTANGRPGIHHVLSRVFKDVMPRYKTMKGYYAPRIGGWDTHGLPVELEVEKALGFKSKTDIERFGIAEFNKKCRESVFKYVEDWNRLTERVGYWVDLEHAYITMNNEYIETGWWVVKQLWDKGLVYQGHKVTPHCPRCGTSLSSHEVALGYEENTEDPSVYVKFKIEPAGMAGPLAAFTDKPFSLLAWTTTPWTLPANTALAVCGTAEYAVLDMGEEYLVLATERLEANGLHNAHQAGRVSGCHLVGLQYQPLFDPFDSGVPVYRLSPTGMTAAEPGEIFYPVIATDYVSMEDGTGIVHTAPAYGEVDYESGVKHGLYFIHHVDLQGKITGSYPGAGKFVKAADPLITRALKDRHLIQKDEKIHHTYPFCWRCATPLLYFAKQSWYIRTTARKADLIENNERINWYPEHIKRGRFGDWLQNNVDWAFSRERYWGTPVPVWRCDTCQASDCIGGVDELRSKPGFTGFPEPLDLHRPFVDEIAYDCQKCGGRMRRVTDVIDCWFDSGAMPVAQQHYPFDPDSRSIFEDGRFPADFICEGIDQTRGWFYSLHALSTLLFGQPCFKNVISLGLILDEKGEKMSKTRGNVVLPETVINKHGADAVRWYLLTASPAGNTRRFSEKLVGEVTRSFMSTLWNTYSFFVLYANIDNFRPGTQKHDLASELDRWILSELNQLIAEVTADLDAYDPVAAGRAIEAFVDYLSNWYVRRSRRRFWKSESDADKLSAYNTLYECLVKLSKLIAPFMPFLAEEIYQNLVAGNGTEKDDSVHLCDYPEAEMTSIDNVLSGSMRLAMKASSVGRAARAQAAIKVRQPLADAVIAGLSQTERSGLEKLADAIAEELNVKCLKFTSDADSLSADEYSTVSDGPVTVGINKRLTPELVDEGLVREITHRIQGLRKTAGFDIADTISTFFETDSVTERVMEAWGEYVAKETLSRDLVNGVPDDPGITAETFKLEGHAIKLGVKKTT, encoded by the coding sequence ATGTTTTTACCAGTGAGCAGCCGGGTCAGCTTTCCAGAAATCGAAGAAAAGATCCTAAAGCTTTGGACGGCTCGGGATATTTTTAAACGCTCGGTTGAAAACCGGAGCGGGCGGAAACGCTTTACCCTGTACGAGGGTCCGCCTACGGCTAACGGCAGACCCGGCATTCATCATGTCCTGTCGCGTGTTTTCAAAGACGTCATGCCGCGCTATAAAACCATGAAAGGGTATTATGCACCCCGCATCGGCGGATGGGATACCCATGGACTGCCGGTGGAACTCGAGGTTGAGAAAGCTCTCGGTTTTAAGAGTAAGACTGACATCGAGCGTTTCGGTATCGCTGAATTCAACAAGAAGTGCCGGGAAAGCGTCTTCAAGTATGTCGAAGACTGGAACCGATTGACCGAGCGCGTCGGCTACTGGGTCGATCTGGAACATGCCTACATAACCATGAACAATGAGTATATCGAAACCGGGTGGTGGGTGGTAAAACAGTTGTGGGATAAGGGACTCGTTTATCAGGGGCATAAAGTTACCCCTCATTGTCCCCGCTGCGGTACATCGCTATCCTCGCACGAAGTTGCCCTCGGGTATGAGGAGAACACCGAGGACCCGTCTGTATATGTGAAATTCAAAATCGAACCAGCCGGGATGGCTGGCCCTCTCGCCGCGTTCACCGACAAGCCTTTCTCGCTGCTCGCTTGGACAACGACGCCCTGGACGCTGCCGGCTAACACCGCGCTGGCCGTCTGCGGTACCGCGGAGTACGCAGTCCTGGATATGGGGGAAGAATACCTGGTTTTAGCAACGGAAAGACTTGAAGCAAACGGTCTTCATAATGCCCACCAGGCTGGGCGGGTATCAGGCTGCCATCTGGTGGGGCTGCAATATCAACCACTATTCGACCCTTTTGACAGTGGGGTGCCTGTCTACCGATTGTCCCCGACGGGCATGACGGCAGCAGAGCCGGGTGAGATATTTTATCCGGTTATCGCCACCGATTACGTGTCGATGGAGGACGGTACCGGAATTGTTCATACCGCTCCGGCATACGGCGAAGTGGACTATGAGTCAGGTGTCAAGCACGGGCTCTATTTTATTCATCATGTCGATCTTCAGGGCAAGATAACCGGCTCTTATCCGGGCGCCGGCAAATTCGTGAAAGCGGCAGATCCGCTAATAACACGCGCCCTGAAAGACCGCCACCTGATTCAAAAGGATGAAAAAATCCACCATACTTACCCGTTCTGCTGGCGCTGCGCCACGCCCCTTCTGTACTTTGCCAAACAAAGCTGGTATATCCGCACCACCGCGCGCAAGGCGGACCTGATTGAAAACAACGAGAGGATCAACTGGTACCCTGAGCATATCAAACGGGGCCGCTTTGGCGACTGGCTGCAGAACAACGTCGACTGGGCTTTTTCGAGAGAACGTTACTGGGGCACCCCTGTACCGGTATGGCGCTGTGACACATGCCAGGCTTCTGACTGTATCGGCGGGGTTGACGAACTCAGATCTAAACCGGGATTCACCGGCTTTCCTGAGCCCCTGGACCTGCACCGCCCGTTTGTTGACGAGATAGCTTACGATTGTCAAAAATGCGGCGGCCGGATGCGTCGGGTGACGGATGTCATCGACTGCTGGTTTGACTCCGGCGCCATGCCGGTAGCCCAGCAGCATTACCCATTTGATCCCGACAGCCGCTCCATTTTTGAGGACGGGCGATTTCCGGCCGACTTCATCTGCGAAGGTATTGACCAGACCCGCGGCTGGTTTTACAGCCTGCATGCCCTTTCGACCTTACTTTTTGGCCAGCCATGTTTTAAGAACGTTATTTCCCTCGGGCTCATACTTGACGAAAAAGGGGAGAAAATGAGCAAGACCCGGGGAAACGTCGTCCTTCCGGAGACGGTGATCAATAAACACGGCGCCGATGCGGTGCGGTGGTATTTATTGACGGCTTCGCCGGCCGGAAATACCCGGCGTTTTTCGGAAAAACTGGTCGGTGAAGTTACCCGGTCGTTTATGTCCACCTTGTGGAACACATACTCCTTTTTTGTCCTTTATGCCAACATCGATAACTTCCGCCCAGGTACACAAAAACACGATCTCGCTTCTGAATTGGACAGGTGGATACTATCTGAACTGAACCAATTAATCGCTGAAGTGACCGCTGACCTGGATGCCTATGACCCGGTTGCCGCCGGCCGCGCTATTGAGGCTTTTGTTGACTATCTGTCAAACTGGTATGTCCGGCGTTCAAGGCGGCGTTTCTGGAAGAGCGAGAGCGATGCCGACAAACTGTCGGCTTACAACACCTTGTATGAGTGCCTGGTTAAGCTTTCAAAGCTGATAGCTCCCTTCATGCCGTTTCTCGCCGAAGAGATCTACCAGAACCTGGTTGCGGGCAACGGGACCGAAAAAGATGACAGCGTTCATCTATGCGATTATCCCGAGGCCGAAATGACTAGTATAGATAATGTCTTGTCCGGATCGATGCGCCTGGCGATGAAGGCTTCCAGTGTCGGGCGCGCCGCCAGGGCCCAGGCCGCCATTAAAGTGCGTCAACCCCTGGCCGACGCGGTAATTGCCGGTTTGTCCCAAACTGAGCGTTCCGGACTCGAAAAACTGGCCGACGCGATCGCCGAGGAACTCAACGTCAAGTGCTTAAAGTTCACCAGCGATGCCGATTCATTGAGTGCCGATGAATATTCCACGGTTTCCGACGGGCCGGTTACGGTGGGTATCAACAAGCGGCTGACGCCGGAACTCGTCGACGAGGGATTAGTCCGGGAAATCACCCACCGCATTCAGGGTTTGCGCAAGACTGCCGGTTTCGATATCGCTGACACTATTTCGACCTTTTTCGAAACCGACAGCGTAACCGAGCGGGTGATGGAGGCCTGGGGAGAGTACGTCGCCAAAGAGACGCTTTCCCGGGATCTTGTCAATGGCGTTCCGGATGATCCCGGAATAACGGCCGAAACGTTCAAACTTGAAGGGCATGCCATAAAGCTGGGAGTGAAAAAGACAACTTAA
- a CDS encoding TrpB-like pyridoxal phosphate-dependent enzyme, giving the protein MDRVKYLLAEKEMPTAWYNIQADLPVPLPPVLHPGTKQPLTPPDLAPLFPMELIMQEVSRERYIDVPGEVIDIYRSWRPTTLFRARRLEKALQTPAKIFYKYEGSSPAGSHKPNTAVPQAFYNKKEGIKRLTTETGAGQWGSSLAFACSQFGLDLKVYMVKVSYQQKPYRRMMMETWGAKCVPSPSMDTNSGRAALEADPNNPGSLGLAISEAVEDAAPKPDTHYSLGSVLNHVLMHQTVIGLEAIKQMEHAGEYPDVVIGCVGGGSNFGGMALPFVHQNLTAGKKTRIVAVEPSSCPSLTKGLYEFDYGDVAGIAPIAKMYTLGHKFMPPPVHAGGLRYHGMAPIVSHLYKLGLIEAKAVNQLPTFEAGLQFARTEGFISAPETNHAIRAAIDEALKCRETGEKKVILFNHSGHGHFDMAAYDAYLSGKLTDYEYPESLVREALKDLPRCIVG; this is encoded by the coding sequence ATGGATCGGGTCAAATATCTGCTCGCTGAAAAAGAGATGCCTACCGCCTGGTACAATATCCAGGCCGACCTTCCGGTACCGCTGCCGCCGGTGCTCCACCCGGGCACCAAACAGCCGTTGACCCCCCCTGACCTGGCGCCCTTATTCCCTATGGAATTGATCATGCAGGAAGTCTCCAGGGAGCGTTATATCGACGTGCCCGGAGAGGTGATTGATATCTACCGCTCGTGGCGGCCGACTACCCTGTTCAGGGCCCGCCGCCTGGAAAAAGCGCTGCAGACACCGGCTAAGATCTTCTATAAATATGAAGGATCTTCGCCGGCTGGCTCGCATAAGCCGAACACCGCGGTGCCCCAGGCTTTTTACAATAAAAAAGAGGGCATCAAGCGCCTGACCACCGAGACTGGCGCCGGCCAATGGGGGTCTTCATTAGCCTTTGCCTGCAGCCAGTTTGGCCTGGATCTTAAAGTCTACATGGTCAAGGTCAGCTATCAGCAAAAACCCTACCGGCGCATGATGATGGAGACCTGGGGGGCAAAATGCGTACCCAGTCCCAGCATGGATACCAATTCGGGCCGCGCCGCCCTGGAGGCGGACCCCAACAACCCGGGCAGCCTCGGACTGGCCATTTCCGAAGCCGTCGAAGATGCCGCGCCCAAGCCTGATACCCATTATTCCCTGGGCAGCGTGCTAAATCACGTGTTGATGCACCAGACGGTTATCGGGTTGGAAGCCATCAAGCAAATGGAGCACGCCGGAGAGTATCCGGATGTGGTGATCGGCTGCGTTGGCGGCGGCTCCAACTTTGGCGGCATGGCCCTGCCCTTCGTTCACCAGAACCTTACCGCCGGCAAAAAGACCCGTATCGTGGCGGTGGAGCCGTCTTCCTGCCCCAGCCTGACAAAAGGGCTTTACGAGTTTGACTACGGCGATGTTGCCGGCATCGCACCGATCGCCAAGATGTATACTCTGGGTCATAAATTTATGCCGCCCCCGGTTCATGCCGGCGGCTTGCGCTACCACGGCATGGCGCCTATCGTCAGCCACCTTTACAAGCTTGGACTGATCGAAGCCAAGGCTGTCAACCAACTGCCCACCTTCGAAGCCGGTCTTCAATTCGCTCGAACCGAGGGTTTCATCTCCGCTCCGGAGACCAACCACGCCATTCGTGCCGCGATCGATGAAGCGTTAAAATGCCGCGAAACGGGCGAAAAGAAGGTTATCCTGTTCAACCATTCCGGCCACGGCCACTTCGACATGGCCGCCTACGATGCTTATCTTTCCGGCAAACTCACTGACTACGAATACCCGGAATCTCTGGTCAGAGAAGCCTTGAAAGACCTCCCCCGCTGTATCGTGGGGTAA
- a CDS encoding class I adenylate-forming enzyme family protein, with the protein MNLVDFIAEAARRHGQRTAFKLGDRQLSFENLDKLSNGLARNLVNLGIKPGDRVALLLENSPDFPICYFGIAKAGAIAIPLDTKYKILEIKAVFDHCRPAALIAETAILKTLGGEFARFDCLKSIIGMGCTEGLVCIPYSSLSESSDAPPEVAMYSELAHIAYTSGPTLRPHGAEITQEHLIEAAAGSAAGFAQTEADTVILFALPLHHTIGIAVIMMTSLWAGSRVVIVNGVSMDAALCAIEKERATMFHGVPFIHAMMVNHLKTNGLKFNLSTLRFCGSAGAPIPVNVITDFEELTGKNLVQYYGLTESTSHVTCQEVTGSGRSGGVGRAIPGFSIRVVRDDGSDAGIGEPGEVIIKGPIMKAYHQLPELTGGYIRSGWLYTDDIGVIDRNGELFIKGIKKPMLITKGQNIYFSDISDLLVTHPSIAEAAAVGIPDPDGMRGEVVLAVVKLKDGADMTEQEVKKYCLEKLANYKCPKKVLFVAEIPRKPGGDLDAFGLLD; encoded by the coding sequence ATGAACTTAGTCGATTTCATCGCCGAGGCCGCCCGGCGTCACGGCCAGCGCACCGCTTTTAAGCTGGGCGACCGGCAGCTTTCATTTGAAAATCTGGACAAATTATCCAACGGTCTGGCCAGGAATCTGGTCAACTTGGGGATTAAGCCCGGTGACCGAGTCGCCTTGCTGCTTGAGAACAGCCCGGATTTTCCCATCTGCTACTTCGGCATCGCCAAAGCCGGGGCTATCGCCATCCCGCTGGATACAAAATACAAGATACTGGAGATTAAGGCAGTCTTCGATCATTGCCGGCCCGCGGCCCTTATCGCCGAGACGGCCATTTTGAAGACGCTTGGCGGCGAGTTTGCCCGCTTTGACTGCCTGAAAAGTATCATCGGTATGGGCTGTACCGAGGGGCTGGTTTGCATACCATACTCTTCGCTTAGCGAAAGCTCAGATGCGCCTCCGGAAGTCGCCATGTATTCTGAACTGGCTCACATCGCCTATACCTCCGGCCCGACGCTGAGGCCGCACGGCGCCGAGATCACCCAGGAGCACCTGATCGAAGCAGCCGCCGGGTCAGCAGCCGGATTCGCTCAGACGGAGGCTGACACCGTCATCCTGTTCGCCCTGCCGCTGCACCATACCATCGGTATCGCCGTGATCATGATGACCTCTCTTTGGGCCGGCAGCCGGGTGGTGATTGTCAACGGCGTATCTATGGACGCGGCGCTGTGCGCTATCGAAAAAGAAAGGGCGACCATGTTCCACGGCGTCCCTTTCATCCACGCTATGATGGTCAATCACCTGAAAACCAACGGGTTAAAGTTCAATCTTTCGACGCTGCGATTTTGCGGCAGCGCCGGCGCGCCGATACCGGTCAACGTCATCACTGATTTCGAAGAGCTGACCGGCAAGAACCTTGTGCAATACTACGGCCTGACCGAGTCTACCAGCCACGTTACCTGCCAGGAGGTTACCGGCTCCGGGCGTAGCGGCGGTGTCGGCAGAGCCATACCTGGTTTTTCCATCCGGGTTGTCAGGGATGACGGCAGCGACGCTGGCATCGGCGAACCAGGCGAGGTCATCATCAAAGGTCCGATAATGAAGGCTTACCACCAGCTGCCGGAATTGACCGGCGGCTATATCCGTTCCGGCTGGCTTTATACCGACGACATCGGTGTCATTGACAGGAACGGCGAGCTTTTTATCAAGGGCATCAAAAAGCCGATGCTTATCACCAAGGGGCAGAACATATACTTCTCCGATATTTCTGACCTGCTTGTCACCCATCCCTCAATCGCCGAAGCCGCCGCGGTCGGCATTCCCGATCCTGACGGAATGCGCGGCGAAGTTGTACTGGCTGTGGTGAAGCTAAAAGACGGTGCCGATATGACCGAGCAGGAAGTCAAGAAGTACTGCCTGGAAAAACTGGCCAACTATAAGTGTCCCAAAAAAGTGCTGTTCGTCGCTGAGATTCCACGGAAGCCGGGTGGTGATTTGGACGCTTTTGGGCTGCTCGACTAG